The genomic interval ATCTCGTATTTcctgtttctgttgtttttgtgacgttgtgtgcTTCTCGGAAGTGCCTGTAAGGCCTTTAACGCTGTGACATCGTCTGCCTGGGCTACTACCAGGGCCCCGTTTCATTGAAGGATCAGTAGTTTATTATAAAATCTTTAATCTCTCGAAACGTCTCAGGTGGCAGCAAGTTGACTTCTTTCATTTCCATggatttgtttacaattttaaaatgaagaagttcaatgtacacaaatatctggcaaaaaattaaaaatattccaCCAAGAGAATTTCATTGTAACGACTGCGATCTTAATTTAAACGTGCTCCTGGGATCCATTTCAAGAAAGATCTTAGTCGATTTAAGTCGTCAATTGAAATAATCATGGTTTCATAGTTTCCtaatgtttttacatatttgaataaaatgagcTTTGACtagtattaaaatgaatacaaagtaggacatttttttttttaaattgttgccATTAGTGACGTTTAATTCATTTATGATagtatttaaagggactgtactccatGTGATGAAATaggaagaaaaagaaaattgtcgaaaagtGACTTAatcttggtatcgatgtgtactatgcattgaaacttaataactgaGGTACcgcatagtttacaattaattcatttttcacagtgttttcgtatttttccatttaaaaagattactgggtatgtctacctagtagaattcattccttatgcgtgattggctagtcgatgttatcacgtgatattaccaagtgaTGTGGATAGCTTTATTATATCACCCGTttggagtaagccttcgtagctcagtggatacaacgctggacttcaattttggcgacaccggttcgaacccggtcttcgacacaattttttttaaattttggttttCGTTTTACACTTATCATATCAACgagtaaattgttttgttaaataattgtcctgagattcgttacaaaaaaaaactttttttggtgccaatctggtgaacagtccctttaagtcaCGAATAAAATCCTTGATTGAAACGGTCTACTGGTCTTGTAACTTTGATTCCCATctatttttaagataaaaaggCTTCTACATTAAGCAAGTCGAAAACTGCCATTTAATTCACAAAATAACATTGTTGTGCTAGTTGCAATTGAACTAAACCTGGATTTGGCCGTTACTGATGTTGGAAATACTCATGGACCAATCTCTTTGCAAgtccttttttatttgaaacgtTAACACTGTTACATTGAACTGCTTCAgtcaccaccacaaccaccaccaatCCCCACATCCTcagatttaaatataaaacaacttttCATTAATGCATTACTGGTTTTAATTGCATTGTAGACACTTTATATGATAAAGAGGtacatttcaatgatgaaatattttgttatctgAAGTGGTTTCAACTTCGCCCAATGACACTTACAAAAATTTGAAACGTTCTATGACTTTATGTGAGAGGAAATGAGTTGGAATTGCGATTGATATTTGACGTTAGTATTTTCGTAATATTGGGGCCTGATGTTTCATCAAACATCTTTTCTAATAAGTCACATATGTTTGGACTATGGCGTATAGCATATTTTAGTCGATTGGTTACACCTAAATTCAAGATATATGTTCTCATTTATCATAATTTGGTACGTAGATACTCAATCTCAATGTCACAAATATCTTTATCAAACCTATAGATGTCACGTATACAAGTAAATAACTAACATCTTATCAGCAACTAAATAGCTGTAACGCATCGCTCAAATCTTCATAACTTATTTATAGCGGTTAGGGAAGATTCGATTTGAACAGGAACATGGAGAAGGATAAAGAAGCTGTTTCCAGCGGTGTTGACGCAACGCCAGCAGAAACTACAATCTTCTGCACAGCCTGCAGTGTGAATGAAAAGGCCAGCCATATGTGTATAGATTGTGACACATACTACTGTGACTCTTGTCTGAAGGACCACAACAAACTGGCGAATTTGAGGTGAGTCTCTACAGTTTAATTCTTTTTCTTACAATATAATGTAAGTTTTTCTTTTGATTATACCTAAACCAGTTTGAACGTATTAAAGCGGCTTAACACTGCTGTAAACTAGCCTCTCTGTATGGGTACGGATAATTGGACAGACGTTTAAtgataatgtattgttttgcatAATTGTCAATAGGCATACAGCTTCTTCCTTGCAACAGTATCGTTCTGGTGCCAACAGCCTTGATTACGATATTTTGCTTCCGGGATACTATATGTACTTTTATCCAGTTTAGATTGAATGTCATTGTTTACCTTTTAACCGGTGCAAAACTAATgagaaaaactacagaaacaagatcagtagccaaaagtttaaacataaaccccgtttaatggcacttggtaaacgccagacatagaacacaaaaaacaaaaaatcacaaacaagaaacatggaacaacagcacaaaactccacaaacaacattgtgcatacatactatataaaacaactaggtttgtttatcaaggattgttgacAGCACAATcaggtcagtaaaatgtaaatttactgggggtttaaaccaattAGCGTGCACAAActtcactcttatcccaacaaacCATCTCGCCAACCCTGTGTCTTCATACGGTGCACAATACCAAAGAACATGCCCCTTCccataaataattatactataaacggtttttgttttgatttgttttcaaaaactcATATCTAGAAAAAGGCAagacaattaaaacatatacttggCATCTTGTTGTTGTCAATCTGCACACTTTACGAAAGTAATCGAATCGAATAAACACGcgcaaaaacacatttaaatgttcCGAACACTATATTAGCTCAATGTCGCATACAAAAGTGATTCGTAACACTAGGAATAAGGGAGTACAACTAGGCCATTTCCATTCTATTTACAGAAGCCATCTCATTCTCGTTGGAGATGAGATGAAATCACGTGGTACGAAGAAGCAGCTTCCAACCGATCGTTGCGAGGAGCACAATGGGAAGCACGTGGATATGTTCTGTGTTTACCATAAGGTCGTGTGTTGCAGCGCATGCGCGGCCATAAAACACAGGTAagaatgaattatattttttttaaacagacgGTGTTAGACTTTCGATCAGAAATTACTGAGCTGTTTAAAATACGTAGACCGGATAGCATACGGATGAACTCAAAAACGGATAGAGCTTCTTTTCGGGCAAACACGTTATAATTGTCTTATTGTAACCCAGGAAACCATAAGTACCTTATCACATAAGCTATGACAAAACCTACgaccattgtttaaaaaataaaaatttaactACTCATATTTCCCTGCTGATAACTAATAATGTAAGTATTATATTACAGATCATGTAAGAATGTCCAGTATATTCCCGATGTATCGAGCGGAACTAAAACATCGCAAGATTTTAAGGAAgctttaaacaaagtaaaagaAATGCGTGGGAGAATTCTTCGTGTAGAACGGGAAAAGTACGATAACATCCAGAGCATCGAAAACGAAGAACGCGACATATTGAAGCAAATTGATGAGTATTCAGATCAAATTAAGCTCAAAATAGACGAGCTGGCTGGTAAGTCCAAAGAACAGGTCAAAGAGAAACACGATAGCTGTAAAAAGGAAATCGAAGAGGCGAAAGCAAAGCTGCAATCATTCCTTACACAGATAGCTTTGCTGGAGAAGAGTGAATCACCGGAAGTAAAGAATGAGTCTCAGGTCTTTGTTGACATGAAGAAAAGTAACAACATTGTGGATGAAGTCAAAAAGGAAATGGACAAATTTGAGATAGAGTACAAGATGAGAGAAGTgaagtttgatataaataaagagGTTTTGACCTCAATTGAAAAACATGCTGGGCTTGGACAAGTTCaaccggacaaagctaaaaaaGGCTGGTTTTCAAGTTAAACCGGAAAACTCACACCAGGTTTAGACAAGTTCCAAAAAATCGTTACTTCAGTTTGTTTTCTACCTTAAGTGCACCAAGTAACGAGCTTTGGTCGTTCAAAACTGGCATTGCTTTTTTGTTTGAGTCTTATTGTAACCGGTTATATTCGTGCTGTGTAACTGCAATGTGTTCAATAACATAACTTTAAACATATGCATGTAACCTGATAAGAATTTGAAATGATTTCCTTCTTACTAGTGcataaaattttgttttcaaacatttaacgGACAGTAAAATTGGTTTCGGAGACTACATAAATTCTTTTGCAATATAGCCATCGAGAagaaaagtgttattaattGTTGGTTATAGTCAGAAAACAAGAATTTGACATATAACCGCTAAACACATCTTTAATGGTAAAGCAAGATTGTGGAGGATATAGTTTGTTTGTTGTGATTGTATTTGTCTAtctggtgtaagtttgttttggtgtgtgtgtttgtgtatgtgttgaaaatatgtttgtgtttatcgTTCATTGTCGtgtgggcccttgccttgtgctgTCAAATAGGgttaattgttttcaatttttgacTACTATCTTCGTCCCTGTATAATCGTCCATTATATAATTGTAAAGTAACGAAGCTTTGTTGAATTAAGATGATTACGATTTCCGACACTCGCTAAATACTCAACTGATTTTCGTGCTTACGTTGTATCACGTGCGTTGATAAAATTGATGTACTGACTTTTGGTTTCATAACCTTTTATAATGATGTTTGTAGGTATATGTGTAACGGTTTTATTATTAGcgttccggtggtttatagTGATTTTTCAGTACAatcaatatgatattttcactgtattGAAATGTTAGCCGTCTCtcagttccaaatcaaacgtcagtgCACCCAGGTATGGGACAAAATTAATGACGtcgtttcagtgtaagatagccatacattttgacttttgaacaccaaaagaaatatttgttggCGCTTcctctgtgaaatatattacaatcttacactgaaactcAATTATCCTTTGTGttattatgttgtatttgtgtcattattgtctttatattgtcatttttttcttttgcaatatatgtttattgGTTTAATAATCATTTAGCTGCTTGACTTCTCCATACTCTAAGTATGATTGGAGAAATGACGCCGACGCCAGCATTATTTCCATGTCCCATTGATTACCGCTCTATTTCCTCGAGAGAGACAACACCGCTAATTGGTATTCATTTTTCTAACTCCGAAGGGCCAAGTAAGGTCAACATCTCGACTAGACAGCTTTCAGGATTATACATATTCTGTGTAATTATGCTGACCAAATGTGAATAGAAGAAATTGTGTATTGCACATTGATATATTgcattacaataaaaaatataacattacaatTGTTTGTGAAAATATGACGGGACTATTTATATTCGGATATATATCACTATATATTATTAGTTGTGGTACATGTATTAAAGCTCTATTTCAGTAGCTCTGATCAAACAGCGATAACCATGTAAACTTGTCTGcttgttttatgtcattttgtcgAGTTATAACTTGACAGGATGACAAAGTTATGTCGATTGTGAAGTCGATGAAGTGTGCTGAACTAGTTTCGTCGACACAAGCCGGAATATGCAGTAATTATCTGAACAAGTCAACATACTTTTGACAACTGCCTTGATATAACTCGTCATGTCGAGATAAAACGTTTACAAAGCAACCTGATAGCATGATAATTATAAACGATGTgtagtttatagtttatttacgTCTCATCATTGTACATCAAATATACAGTTTATATGACTTATGGTATACATATCCACGAGAACATTGCCACTCAGAATAGAGttatgcaatatttaaaaactgaaatgttttaatgttgtaaatgttaacattataaaacaaatatattaaacgtTCACTTGTCACTAAAACCTTAAGaacaattattcatatttttttggttacaaaaagtttataaaatgttttaaacaattaaaagcaGCACAACACTAACTCCGACTATTTAAGAATTGTTGTTGCATATTATGTGAATTGTTTTATCcaaagtagttcttaaaatgTTAGGGTATTGATATACACTTCAATAGTATCTATCATGATCAATCCCCTGGAGTTattgttctttgtttaaataaaataaaaatatattatttacatggtTTTGTTTACACTTATTGATCTTACATAGATTGTAAGTAAGTTAATACGACGTTATATTACTCATATAAAGCGCCTTTGTACAATTAACTTTGAACTTAAACTAGTCGGCATGATGTTACGCGATAGTGTGGTATTGTGTTAACAATTAGGGACAGATAAAGACTAGTTTAACCGTCTTTACAAATACTACATAGGTCAGGGGAGAAAATCGCAACGTTTAATTACTTTTATGAGGCATTAACAATTAggattatatttctttaatttgcACGTTTTAATAAGATAAAATTCCTATTTGTTCAATagacaattgaccaatttgaACGCGAAATAACAATGATTTCTAGTGCTTCATGACCCAAACACCATACATGGGGAGAGAGTTAGTTAAACGTTTGAAAAAATACGTTTCGTTTTAAATGACTCGCTTATGTTTGTAAAATccactttattttaaattacaaaataattaattataaggATTAATCATGTATGGCTAATCATAAGGattgttgaaacaaaaataccaaaagctggaacccttcagcaaatgttgatattgactCAAAAATCGTAATTGAAGACCACAAATTTCATTAGCGTTTATAAcgcaattgaaaattaattacggctgtggtgttgcgtgtttgattgattgacattatcacatgatgttatcaatgtatcctaacaggtcaacataactATCCTAACAGGTCAACATAACCACTACTTTTGATAAAGTCCCGGTGGACGTGAGGACTAGACGGCTGTATTCtacttttttcttgactttactgGCGTGGGGTTCGAACTCTTTTACTTATGcttttactgtatttttttctgcaatttcgatatcatagagttaAATAATGATCAACTCagtgtttttagatgcattaccgTAAAAACTTATTgatggtccaaaaacatgagcgagtcattttaaggaaaaaataaataagttgaaccACTGTGTATTCGATAAAGCGACCAAATCCGGTGTAGGTGTACAAAAAAATGCggtgaaaatgaaacaaaaaatcgataaagtagatccagcatgtttaTGACATCACAATTCAgcttcaaaacatttaaatatgaaaaatagccgttggtctgagatggtataaccataAATTGATTCACATTGTGTCAAATTACAGAAATAAGGCATGCTACAATGCGTCGGGACTTCCGTATTATTGTAATTTGGTCTTAAGGCACGTGTTTAAACGATTGTAAAGCATTCTGCCTACCGACGTTATGTTTAGAAGACCGAAACACTAACTTTTACATATTATGGAATGTATTTACATTGAGAACAACGCAGTTTCGCTGGCTTAGTGTTTACTAAATAAAGACATCTTAATGCACATATCTCTTCTTACCTGTTTATTATTACATTGTGACGGTGTGTGTTTGATAGGCCTTCGATAACTTGGGACTGTTTTATTAAAGATCTCAGTCGATGATaatcgtaaattgaaattatcttagtgttGTAGCTTCGTTATTGCTCTACATATTTAAACTAGCTCAAATTTAGCCagtatttaaaatgaacacaaagctggggaaataaaacaaatcaatcgCCGTTTGTGAAGATTATAAGGATATTCCagttacgactaaaatcctttCAATGAACCGGGCTATTTGGGCTGCTGGACGtgtttcattcggaactcctcggccatttttatcgaaaacaacctcgggtgtatatggacggtttacaatgtaaGAATtcggtacactttaactacgctgcaagtagatcgcgtagtaatttcaatctAGCCGTTCTACTTAATGACTTAAGttttgggaatcttaattatgtttgatataatacaatttaatggcaatcaatttaaacttagatctacaaaAAACAAgctaaaacattacatttaattaaaaactataattcaaaatatttcgatatacttctacagatgtactggcatacatctggggttgttttcgataaaaatggccgaggagttccgaatgggcgTACTACTTTAGTTTCCATTGTACTCTATTTGATAAAAGGCTATTGCATGAACGACAAATATTTGTTAATCAAGTGAAAgctatgtttatatttactaACTAACTGTAGCTGTAGTTATAGCTTAATAAGACATGgggaaagggccgtaactcATGTATGAAAAAgtcgtggcccaatccctttgcatggGCTTTTTAATAAACAGTGCAATGTACCCTTGTTTAGGTTCATATATAAAGTTAGTTTTTATATGAACCTAAACAAGGGTACATTGCACTGTTTCTGATGATCTGTTTCTCTTCATCatcaattgtttaaatgtatcgTCATAATATAATACATGATTTAACCAACTTAACTATTCCCGTTtgattttccaaatattttaaacaaatattaatttatctgcaataaaaaaaatcaaatcacatTAGAATTATTGCTCTCAGCCTTACGTCACAATTATCCTTATTTGATCAGTTTAGGGTTACTTGATAACCATTTCTGACAGATTAATTTTCCTTGATCAAATATCTGTATTGATCACGTAACGCTATATTGTCTGGAAAATTCAGGATATTAGTgtaacccattaaagttatcTAATTGTTATTGCCGATGTTAGAGAAATATCCGGGAGTCGTGTATGCAATGTTCATGATACCATGCACGATTGAAGTGggataaaatgtttgcattattgGCAATTTTTACTctattattttcacataaaatttGAAGGTGTTAACAAATTAATtaccaaaaaaatgtattgaataaacTGGGTTAAAAGCGCATCGTAAAATTCGATTCTGCAAAAATCAATTCGAGTAGAAAACAACCTTCCCCCGGATAGAAACACAATTCTAATTAATAACCCTTTCACCACAAACATATCGGGtttattttacatacaaaacactctttaaaacataataagttACATGTTTATGGCACGCTATAATAATTTGAGGCGTCAGCTAATACTCGCGCAATGAAACTCATGAAATTCGAATCTAAAAAAGTATAATCAAGTCAAATACACACCAACCTCCGAAACAAAACGCAGCATTAACAGCCTATTTCATTTAACGACGCTTCcttcatcatatatatattttcactgaaCGAAAGAGAGTTATTTGAAAAATCGGATTGTGTTTTACCTGACTTACAGTTAATCGCTTCAAATATTCCAATCAGAAGTATAATGGTTATTGGTAGTTATTGGTGGCGCTCCGTTAgagtaattttgtttaattaaacaagatATAGAACTTATAGAACACTTTGAATCGAAATAAATACTTCTTCCATGGGTGACCAGTCGTACGATATGATCGCGGATAAGAGAAGTACAAGAAAGTATATCCATTACAATATTCACTAGTGAAGGCGCCTTAATAGCTAACGCATGCACCACAATCACAAGTGAAGGCGCCTTAATAGCTAACGCATGCACCACAATCACAAGCGAAGGCGCCTTAATAAGTAACGCATGCACCACAATCACTAGCGAAGCGTCTTAATAAGTAACGCATGCACCACAATCACAAGCGAAGGCGCCTTAATAAGTAACGCATGCACCACAATCACAAGCGATGCGCCTTAATAAGTAACGCATGCACCACAATCACTAGCGAAGCGCCTTAATATGCAACGCATGCACCACAATCACTAGCGAAGCGCCTTAATAAGTAACGCATGCACCATACTCAGTAGCGAAGGCGCCTTAGCAGCTAACGCATGCACCACAATCACTAGCGAAGGCGCCTTAATAGCTAACGCATGCACCACAATCACTAGCGAAGGCGCCTAAATAGCTAACGCATGCACCACAATCACAAGCGAAGGAGCCTTAATAGCTAACGCATGCACCACAATCACAAGCGAAGGAGCCTTAATAGCTAACGCATGCACCACAATCACAAGCGAAGGCGCCTTAATAGCTAACGCATGCACCACAATCACAAGCGAAGGCGCCTTAATAGCTAACGCATGCACCACAATCACAAGCGAAGGCGCCTTAATAGCTAACACATGCACCACACTCAGTAGCGAAGGCGCATTAATAGCTAACGCATGCACCAATCACTACCGAAGGCACCTAAATAGCTAACGCATGCACCACACTCAGTAGCGAAGGCGCTTTAATAGTTAACGCATGCACCACAATCACAAGCGAAGGAGCCTTAAAAGCTAACGCATGCACCACAATCACTAGCGAAGGCGCCTTAGCAGCTAACGCATGCACCACATTCACTACCGAAGGCGCCTTAATAGCTAACGCATGCACCACAATCACTAGCAAATGCGCCTTAATAGCTAATGCATGCACCACAATCACTAGCGGTTGCACCACAATCATTTGCGGTTTTACCATAATCACTAGCATTTCCACCACAATCAATAGCGCATCGCCATAATAACTAGCGGTTCCACAACAATTATTCGCGGATGCACCACACTCAATAGCGCATTCACCATAATAACTAGCGGTTCCGCAACAGTTATTCGCGGATGCACCACAATCACTAACAGTTCCACCACAATCACTAGCGGTTACATCACAATCACTAGCGGTTAAACCACAATCACTAGCGGTTACACCACAATCTCTAGCGGTTGCACCATAATCACTAGCAGTTGCACCACAATCACTAGCGGTTGCACCACAATCACTAGCGGTTACACCACAATCACTAGCGGTTACACCACACTCACTAGCGGTTGCACCATAATCACTAGCAGTTGCACCACAATCACTAGCGGTTGCACCACAATCACTAGCGGTTACACTACAATCACTAGCGGTTTAACCACACTCACTAGCGGTTAAACCACACTCACTAGCGGTTACACCACACTAACTAGCGGTTACACTACAATCACTAGCGGTTTAACCACACTCACTAGCGGTTACACCACAATCACTATCGTTACACCACAATCACTAGCGGTTCAACCACACTCAATAACAGTTACACCACAATCACTAGCGGTTAAACCACACTCACTAGCGGTTACACCACAATCACTAGCGATTAAACCACAATCACTAGCGGTTGCATCATACTCACTAGCGGTTGCGCCACAATCAATAGCGGTTACACCACACTCACTAGCGGTTACACCAAACTCACTAGCGGTTACATCACACTTTATAGCGGATGCGACACAATCACTAGCAGTTACACCACAATCAGCAGCGGCACCAAAATAACGGATATATCTTGTATCTGGCGAGAACTCCCAAATCCCCTGCCCACGTTTTGACTACGCGTATTTCGATTTCGGGCGTGAGGTTGCCCCCACGCCCTCTATTACTGGatgtaaacattcccgcttggctcgaaatttccGAGACTCGAGGTTATTTAGCCGGTCCCTaggacttcgagccaacggggttcgactgtatttgatGCTGAGAGAGTTTAAGGAATAATAAAAGGCTACCAACGCCCATTGGCTGCGTTTTATTTTGAGCCCCGAACTAAAATCAGGACAACAATAGGTTTAACGTCTGAGGAATCCATCCAGCTGCAGACGAGTCAGTAAAATATCCTGCAATGTGTTGCTGATATTTGAATTTACCAAGACGAAATATAATTTGATGAAACATATCAAGTCGAGTTCATAAGGCCTCACAAAATGAAACCATACTCTATATTGATCGTCCATATTTGTATACAGCCATTTATGATCGTTTCTTGGCAAATCGCCGcgcatatttgtttacatttcccAGTTATTACTGTCCTAAATTCCACGGTCAGGCTTCCTGTAGGATATCCTGTACAGATATTGTTAACGGGTTGGAGTTTTGAGGAGTGGTATATTTGGGGGAAATTTGGAGCATGGGGATAGGTAAGCCAGTTGCATTCGGAATTATTGCATGCCtgttattaaatatcaaaatgatgtttttgtttattatgtcaACTTTACCGTAGACATTCTCGTCAATCatgtataattgtttatataagtGTAAATTGAAAGGTTTTCTGTGTTCAGTTATAACAGacatttatcaacaaattaTGCAGGACCTTTACACATATATATGCTTGTTCGAGATTTAATGAAGTTCCATCTTTCAATTGCGCAGATAGTCGTTGGTAACAAATGTGTTTAGACATCGATAAACAGAACCCAAAGCATTTAATCCTAGATcgttgttattattgtttactGTTTGTGTGCCTTGTGTATGAATTACAGCTTTTTTGTTTACTGTTTGTGTGTCACTATATACGTGTCTTATATACGTGTTTTGTATACGGATTAATGCCTTGAGGCAATGTATATGTGTGTCTTCTGTACGGaatactgttttgttgtttactgtTTGTGTGTCTTCTGTGTGGaatactgttttgttgtttactgtTTGTGTGTCTTCTGTGCggaatattgttttgttgtttactgtTTGTGTGTCTTCTGTGCggaatattgttttgttgtttactgtTTGTGTGTCTTCTGTGCggaatattgttttgttgtttactgtTTGTGTGCCTTCTGTACggaatattgttttgttgtttactgtTTGTGTGTCTTCTGTGCggaatattgttttgttgtttactgtTTGTGTGTCTTCTGTGCggaatattgttttgttgtttactgtTTGTGTGTCTTCTGTGCggaatattgttttgttgtttactgtTTGTGTGTCTTCTGTGCggaatattgttttgttgtttactgtTTGTGTGTCTTCTGTGCggaatattgttttgttgtttactgtTTGTGTGCCTTCTGTACggaatattgttttgttgtttactgtTTGTGTACCTTCTGTACggaatattgttttgttgtttactgtTTGTGTGTCTTCTGTGCggaatattgttttgttgtttactgtTTGTGTGTCTTCTGTGCggaatattgttttgttgtttactgtTTGTGTGTCT from Mya arenaria isolate MELC-2E11 chromosome 7, ASM2691426v1 carries:
- the LOC128241514 gene encoding E3 ubiquitin-protein ligase TRIM33-like, translated to MEKDKEAVSSGVDATPAETTIFCTACSVNEKASHMCIDCDTYYCDSCLKDHNKLANLRSHLILVGDEMKSRGTKKQLPTDRCEEHNGKHVDMFCVYHKVVCCSACAAIKHRSCKNVQYIPDVSSGTKTSQDFKEALNKVKEMRGRILRVEREKYDNIQSIENEERDILKQIDEYSDQIKLKIDELAGKSKEQVKEKHDSCKKEIEEAKAKLQSFLTQIALLEKSESPEVKNESQVFVDMKKSNNIVDEVKKEMDKFEIEYKMREVKFDINKEVLTSIEKHAGLGQVQPDKAKKGWFSS